In Sporocytophaga myxococcoides DSM 11118, one DNA window encodes the following:
- a CDS encoding MFS transporter produces MNTISTAEKFISYQRIVLAILALLQFMVFLDFMIIAPIGHILSKDLNITTNQFGLVVSSYIFSAATSGLISAGFIDKYDRKKVLLFFSIGFVAGTLFCALSNSFHTLLASRIFTGIFGGVIGSITMTIVSDIFPPNQRGRAMSTVQMAFAASQILGIPLGLFIANNLGWQYTFFLIVLLSIPILLVIILKLKPINEHLKTKSDKTIVSHLFHNLKNKSHQIGFAATIILGMGMMLQPFVSIFLVNNIHLTNDEVPIIFMVTGAAAFFIMPLVGKLSDKFDKFKIFLIGSFATMAIIPVYTHLPVVPLWVVLILNVTMFAVIMSRMGPFQALNSIIPNPGNRGAYMSISASLSQMAGGLGILIASNIAFQPTPTSPLQNFELLGYVVVGLTVLAIWLVYRVSKIVKDNNR; encoded by the coding sequence ATGAACACAATTTCAACAGCTGAAAAATTTATTTCCTATCAAAGAATTGTATTGGCAATATTAGCGCTTTTGCAATTCATGGTGTTTTTAGATTTTATGATCATTGCACCTATCGGACATATTCTCTCTAAAGATTTAAATATCACCACAAATCAATTTGGATTAGTTGTCTCATCTTACATCTTTAGTGCAGCAACTTCAGGATTAATTTCTGCAGGATTTATCGACAAGTATGACCGAAAAAAAGTGCTGCTCTTTTTCTCTATAGGATTTGTCGCAGGAACTTTATTTTGTGCATTGTCAAATTCATTCCACACCTTATTAGCTTCAAGAATCTTTACAGGAATATTTGGTGGTGTAATAGGTTCAATAACTATGACTATTGTTTCCGATATATTTCCACCCAACCAGCGAGGCAGAGCCATGAGCACAGTACAAATGGCATTTGCTGCAAGTCAGATATTAGGAATCCCATTAGGATTATTTATTGCTAATAATTTAGGATGGCAGTACACATTTTTTCTGATCGTTCTCCTTTCAATTCCTATTCTTCTTGTCATTATTCTAAAACTAAAACCGATTAATGAACATTTAAAAACGAAATCAGACAAAACTATCGTGTCGCACTTATTCCACAATTTAAAAAATAAATCACACCAGATCGGATTTGCTGCAACAATTATTTTAGGAATGGGCATGATGCTCCAACCTTTTGTGAGTATTTTTTTAGTAAACAATATTCATCTAACGAATGACGAAGTCCCCATTATTTTTATGGTAACCGGTGCTGCAGCTTTTTTTATTATGCCATTAGTAGGGAAGTTATCAGATAAATTTGACAAGTTTAAAATTTTCCTAATCGGTTCATTTGCAACGATGGCCATTATCCCGGTTTATACGCATTTGCCAGTTGTTCCTCTTTGGGTTGTACTGATTTTGAATGTAACCATGTTTGCTGTAATTATGAGTAGAATGGGACCATTTCAGGCTCTTAATTCTATTATTCCGAACCCAGGTAATAGAGGAGCATACATGAGTATTTCAGCATCATTATCACAAATGGCAGGAGGTCTGGGAATTCTTATCGCAAGCAACATTGCATTTCAACCAACGCCAACAAGCCCTCTTCAAAATTTTGAATTGTTGGGATATGTAGTTGTAGGCCTTACTGTATTAGCTATTTGGTTAGTTTATCGAGTAAGCAAAATTGTAAAAGATAATAATCGATAA
- a CDS encoding dihydrofolate reductase family protein — MNVKLFASVSVNGKVLLAENPNHQVPQEILGEFMQMVNKAGNLILGRKTFDIMAKYPAAIQALSGVDMVILSEHKTDGENYKVASSPEKAIEYFKQKGCSEIVIGGGTQVYNAFLKGDFVSELYLNLIPIISGSGGVIGLNEDLLIGLKPGNQKNVGDIIQLHYTKI, encoded by the coding sequence ATGAATGTAAAATTATTCGCATCAGTTTCTGTTAACGGGAAAGTCTTGCTGGCAGAAAACCCTAATCATCAGGTTCCTCAGGAGATTCTAGGTGAATTTATGCAAATGGTTAATAAAGCCGGGAATCTCATCCTTGGACGTAAAACATTTGACATTATGGCAAAATACCCTGCTGCTATTCAGGCCCTTTCCGGTGTTGATATGGTGATTCTTTCCGAACATAAAACAGATGGTGAAAACTATAAAGTGGCCAGTTCACCTGAAAAGGCAATTGAGTATTTTAAGCAGAAAGGATGCTCTGAAATAGTTATTGGAGGAGGGACACAGGTTTATAATGCTTTTCTTAAAGGAGACTTTGTATCTGAGCTATATTTAAATTTAATCCCAATTATATCCGGAAGTGGAGGAGTTATAGGTTTAAATGAAGATCTGCTAATCGGATTGAAGCCAGGGAATCAAAAGAATGTTGGAGATATTATACAATTACATTACACCAAAATATAG
- a CDS encoding aldo/keto reductase, whose translation MILKEKFTLSNGVEIPKLGLGTWFISNDSVAQAVKDAIKIGYRHIDTAQAYQNESGVGEGIRACGVHREDIFVTTKVAAEMKSYKEAAASIDASLKKLRFDYIDMMIIHSPKPWAQFTKSEPYFEGNREAWRALEEAYKAGKLRAIGLSNFEKADIDNILYSCSIKPMVNQILVHISNTPKELIQYSQDKGMLVEAYSPIGHGELLKNESIKSIAKKYNVSVPQLGIRYCLQLGLLPLPKTANADHMKTNAEVDFVISDGDMEFLKNVEQILDYGEASIFPIYAKK comes from the coding sequence ATGATTTTAAAAGAAAAGTTTACGCTATCTAATGGCGTTGAAATTCCGAAACTAGGTCTTGGAACATGGTTTATAAGCAATGACAGTGTCGCTCAGGCAGTGAAGGATGCTATAAAAATTGGTTATCGGCATATTGATACAGCTCAGGCATACCAGAATGAAAGCGGAGTTGGAGAGGGAATCAGGGCCTGTGGTGTGCACAGAGAGGATATTTTTGTGACTACAAAGGTTGCTGCTGAGATGAAGTCATATAAAGAAGCTGCTGCATCTATTGATGCATCACTGAAAAAATTACGTTTTGATTATATTGACATGATGATCATACATAGTCCGAAGCCATGGGCCCAGTTCACAAAAAGTGAGCCTTACTTTGAAGGAAACCGGGAAGCGTGGAGAGCGCTTGAAGAAGCCTATAAAGCCGGAAAACTCAGAGCCATCGGACTTTCTAACTTTGAAAAAGCAGACATAGATAACATTCTTTATTCCTGTTCTATAAAACCAATGGTTAATCAGATATTGGTGCATATAAGCAATACACCTAAAGAACTGATTCAGTATTCTCAGGATAAAGGAATGCTAGTAGAGGCTTATTCACCCATAGGACACGGAGAATTACTGAAGAATGAGTCAATAAAATCAATAGCAAAAAAATACAATGTATCAGTGCCTCAATTAGGTATCCGTTACTGTCTCCAGCTTGGCCTGCTTCCGTTACCTAAAACAGCTAATGCTGATCATATGAAAACGAATGCAGAAGTAGATTTTGTGATCTCTGATGGAGATATGGAGTTCTTAAAAAATGTGGAGCAAATCTTAGATTATGGAGAGGCCAGCATATTTCCAATATATGCCAAAAAATAA
- a CDS encoding VOC family protein, giving the protein MKQVFINLAVKDVQKSMDFYTALGFTNNPQFSDDQGKCMVWSENIFLMIMTHEKFSSFATKPIADTKSKLAGLFSLSVDSVDEVNRIVTNGLKAGGTEPNEMRDYGFMQQRTIEDFDGHTWEVFYMDISKFPQQS; this is encoded by the coding sequence ATGAAACAAGTATTTATCAATTTGGCAGTAAAAGACGTGCAAAAATCTATGGACTTTTATACTGCATTAGGATTTACAAATAATCCTCAGTTTTCAGATGACCAGGGAAAATGTATGGTCTGGAGTGAAAACATTTTTTTAATGATAATGACCCACGAAAAGTTTTCATCCTTTGCAACCAAACCTATTGCAGACACTAAATCGAAGTTAGCAGGACTTTTCTCATTATCTGTTGATAGTGTTGATGAAGTAAACAGAATTGTTACAAACGGTCTAAAAGCTGGTGGAACCGAGCCAAATGAGATGAGAGATTATGGGTTTATGCAACAAAGAACCATTGAGGATTTTGACGGACATACCTGGGAAGTTTTTTATATGGACATCTCAAAATTTCCTCAGCAATCTTAG
- a CDS encoding gliding motility-associated C-terminal domain-containing protein: MNKRITALVFLLGIYVQFQSYAQCDNCTTSYAANASIVATANNQTICISGGSTFTFSSTYRNVTVKICAPNVQLSNVQISTGALNNTIESFGDNTRIVNLVTEPDTFSFIAHNTGALLSSATINGMSFFKTTKGATLTIAQNLNPGNKIFITAEDDSKINTADITSNKGGRIIVGKKSTFTSTGKVFLQNEGFIFNTGDVTAAGDFTVQNAGNAMTNYCGESTIKIGGKLTINSGKIYSAGIIIAGTIAVNSNAGPIYLNQGAVMQATTLETNNTANLFRGDSISAGECALFKITSYGSFNAPLSNTPKIKYCGPATSQLGQATPDCNCATERQLCVPLCEAPTTVTITGPLSNICAGDSAVLTANPTGLKAGDTYTYSWYKDSVAPANLIVTKTNIATLTVKESSTYFVVVANTINPIKCFNQNTTGFKFTVHPNPPKPEIVASGPLTFCNGGSVDLTASSLSFTGGTFTWSTGSTANPLHVTTSGKYTVTYVSDDVCSSPVSSEVTVVVHPNPPKPTIVASGPLIFCDGGSVDLTASSSGFTGGIFTWSTGSTANPLHVTSSGKYAVSYVSGNACPSVGSDSITVIVHPVPPKPTIVANGPLIFCDGGSVDLTASSLGFTGGTFTWSTGSTANPLHVTTSGKYVVTYKSSELCSSAVSDSVTIIVHPNPPKPQIVASGPLTFCDGGSVDLTASSSGFTGGTFTWSTGSNANPLHVTTSGKYTVTYVSDNVCSSPVSAELTVVVYPNPPKPKILASGPLTFCNGGSVDLTASSLGFTGGTFTWSTGSIANPLHVTTSGKYTVTYKSSNLCPSVVSDSVTVIVHPNPPKPEIKASGPLTFCDGGSVDLTASSLGFTGGTFTWSTGSTANPLHVTTSGKYTVTYVSDDICSSPVSTEVTVVVHPNPPKPKIVASGPLTFCDGGSVDLTASSLGFTGGTFTWSTGSTANPLHVTTSGKYAVTYKSNNACPSLVSDSLTVVVYPNPPKPEILASGPLTFCDGGSVDLTASSLGFTGGTFTWSTGSTSNPLHVTTSGKYTVNYKSDNACPSPASAEVIVVVNPNPPKPKIVASGPLTFCDGGSVNLTASSLGFTGGTFTWSTGSTANPLHVTKSGKYSVIYKTSNLCPSVVSDSVTVIVNPNPNKPKIAASGPLTFCDGGSVELTASSLGFTGGTFTWSTGSTDNPLKVTTSGRYSVSYVSNDVCGSVTSDSITVVVYPIPPKPKIVASGPLIFCDGGSVDLTASSLGFTGGKFTWSTGSTDNPLHVTTSGKFTVMYVSDNACPSGVSDSVTVIINPNPPKPEIAASGPSTFCDGGSVNLTASSLGFTGGTFTWSTGSTANPLHVTKSGKYSVTYKTSNLCPSVVSDSVTVIVNPNPNKPKITVSGPLTFCDGGSVDLTASSLGFTGGTFTWSTGSTDNPLKVTTSGRYSVSYVSDDVCGSVTSDSITVVVNPIPPKPEIAASGPLTFCDGGSVDLTASSLGFTGGTFTWSTGSTDNPLKVTTSGKYVVSYVSDNVCPSGASDSIIVIVNPIPPKPEIAASGPLTFCDGGSIDLTASSLGFTGGTFTWSTGSTDNPLHVTVSGKYSVSYVSDNVCPSGASDSITVVVNPIPPKPEIAASGPLTFCDGGSVDLTASSLGFTGGTFTWSTGSTDNPLHVTISGKYVVSYVSDSICPSGASDSIIVVVHPNPPKPEISASGPLTFCDGGSVDLTARSSGFTGGTFTWSTGSTDNPLHVTTSGKYKVSYVSDDVCPSGASDSITVIVNPVPPKPKIAASGPLIFCDGGSVDLTASSLGFTGGTFTWSTGSTDNPLHVTISGKYVVSYVSDSICPSGASDSITVVVHPNPPKPEISASGPLTFCDGGSVDLTASSSGFTGGKFTWSTGSTDNPLHVTTSGKYIVNYVSDDVCPSGASDSVTVVVNPNPPKPKIAASGPLIFCDGGSVDLTASSIGFTGGTFTWSTGSTDNPLHVTTSGKYTVSYVSDSVCPSGASDSITVVVHPNPPKPEIAASGPLTFCDGGSVDLIASSLGFTGGTFTWSTGSTDNPLKVTTSGKYTVKYVSADLCPSDTSLSVTVTVNPIPPQPTIKADGPMIFCPGGTVGIHAESTGFTGTFEWFKGNVALGSDASITLSEAGNYTVYFTSDSGCVANLSTDFAISHAPDNSPVDLGKDIITCKAYIDLYALSPAVGKGVWLAYDANDAIITNPDSDSIRVSGLEAGSIYSFIYTISGGCGPDKSDTITITAGLPGFDITSLETPMDTQCVGVSRRVTVFAKGGSDHYSYEWINAASMDTLTTAQNYLDIIPNGLDNVYYVYVNDLDQPGCKTFQDTLTIHAVHKQTLFIPNLITPNGDGKNDELRIVEANNYDNLMFPAGSFIEIYNRWGNRVYEAKNYDGTWKGNDTVDGMYYYYLKTGCGHDEYKGWLQILSNTESDLR; encoded by the coding sequence ATGAATAAAAGAATTACCGCCTTAGTATTCTTATTGGGCATTTATGTACAATTTCAGAGTTATGCTCAATGTGATAATTGTACTACTTCTTATGCTGCAAATGCGTCAATTGTCGCCACAGCAAATAATCAGACAATTTGCATTTCCGGGGGAAGTACATTTACTTTTAGTTCAACCTATAGGAATGTTACAGTAAAAATATGTGCTCCGAATGTTCAATTATCAAATGTTCAGATAAGCACAGGAGCATTGAATAATACTATTGAAAGTTTTGGGGATAATACCCGGATTGTCAATTTAGTAACCGAACCGGATACCTTTTCATTTATTGCCCACAATACGGGAGCTCTTTTATCTTCGGCTACGATTAACGGGATGTCATTTTTTAAAACGACAAAAGGTGCAACACTTACCATTGCTCAAAATTTAAATCCGGGAAATAAAATATTTATAACTGCAGAAGACGATTCAAAAATCAATACAGCTGACATTACTTCCAATAAAGGTGGAAGGATCATTGTTGGCAAAAAGTCAACCTTTACTTCTACAGGAAAAGTATTTCTGCAAAACGAAGGATTTATATTTAACACCGGTGATGTAACTGCTGCAGGTGATTTCACCGTACAGAATGCCGGTAATGCTATGACAAATTATTGCGGCGAATCTACAATCAAGATTGGCGGTAAACTTACTATTAACAGTGGTAAAATATATAGTGCAGGTATTATAATCGCTGGAACCATAGCCGTGAATTCTAATGCAGGTCCGATCTATCTGAATCAAGGGGCTGTGATGCAGGCCACCACGTTAGAAACTAACAATACAGCGAATTTATTCAGAGGAGATAGTATTAGTGCGGGTGAATGTGCTTTATTTAAAATCACTTCTTATGGTTCGTTTAATGCGCCCTTATCTAATACACCTAAAATTAAATACTGCGGTCCGGCGACTTCACAATTAGGACAGGCAACCCCTGACTGTAATTGTGCAACGGAAAGACAATTATGTGTACCTCTTTGTGAGGCACCAACAACAGTAACCATAACAGGCCCTCTGTCGAACATATGTGCAGGGGACTCTGCAGTATTGACAGCAAATCCAACCGGATTGAAAGCTGGCGATACTTATACATACAGCTGGTATAAAGATAGTGTGGCTCCTGCCAACCTGATTGTAACCAAAACAAACATTGCTACCTTAACTGTTAAAGAAAGTTCAACGTATTTTGTGGTTGTGGCGAACACCATTAATCCGATTAAGTGTTTTAATCAAAATACCACTGGTTTTAAATTCACTGTTCATCCGAATCCTCCAAAACCGGAGATAGTGGCCAGCGGTCCATTAACATTCTGTAACGGTGGTTCGGTAGATCTTACTGCCAGCAGCTTAAGCTTTACTGGCGGTACCTTTACCTGGTCCACAGGATCAACTGCCAATCCTTTGCATGTTACGACTTCAGGAAAATACACAGTCACTTATGTCTCTGACGATGTCTGCTCATCGCCTGTATCTTCAGAGGTAACTGTTGTAGTTCATCCTAATCCTCCAAAACCAACAATAGTAGCCAGCGGTCCTTTGATCTTTTGTGATGGAGGGTCAGTAGATCTTACCGCCAGTAGTTCAGGTTTTACCGGCGGTATCTTCACCTGGTCAACAGGCTCAACCGCTAACCCTCTTCACGTTACTTCCTCTGGAAAATATGCTGTCAGTTATGTATCTGGCAACGCATGTCCTTCTGTTGGATCAGACAGTATTACGGTTATCGTGCACCCTGTTCCTCCCAAACCTACAATAGTAGCCAACGGTCCACTGATTTTCTGTGATGGCGGGTCGGTAGATCTTACAGCAAGCAGTTTAGGTTTTACAGGCGGTACTTTCACTTGGTCTACAGGTTCAACAGCAAATCCTTTACATGTAACGACATCTGGTAAATATGTAGTTACGTATAAATCTTCCGAACTATGTTCATCTGCAGTATCAGACAGTGTTACAATTATCGTTCATCCAAACCCTCCCAAACCACAAATAGTAGCCAGCGGTCCATTGACCTTCTGTGACGGTGGGTCTGTAGATCTTACTGCAAGCAGTTCAGGTTTTACCGGTGGTACTTTTACCTGGTCGACAGGTTCAAATGCTAATCCTTTGCATGTAACTACTTCAGGGAAATATACAGTCACTTATGTTTCTGATAATGTCTGCTCATCACCTGTATCGGCAGAGTTAACTGTAGTAGTATATCCGAATCCTCCAAAACCAAAGATACTAGCAAGCGGTCCGTTGACATTCTGTAATGGTGGTTCGGTAGATCTTACTGCCAGCAGTTTAGGTTTTACCGGTGGTACCTTTACCTGGTCCACAGGATCAATTGCGAATCCGCTGCATGTAACGACATCAGGTAAATACACAGTTACCTATAAAAGCTCTAACCTTTGTCCTTCTGTAGTTTCAGACAGTGTTACAGTTATAGTTCATCCTAATCCTCCGAAACCAGAGATAAAGGCAAGTGGTCCATTGACCTTCTGTGACGGAGGTTCAGTAGATCTTACTGCCAGCAGTTTAGGTTTTACAGGCGGTACCTTTACCTGGTCCACTGGTTCAACTGCAAATCCTTTACATGTAACCACCTCAGGGAAATATACAGTCACTTATGTTTCCGACGATATATGTTCATCGCCTGTTTCAACTGAAGTAACAGTTGTAGTGCATCCGAATCCTCCTAAACCAAAGATAGTAGCAAGTGGTCCGTTGACATTCTGTGATGGTGGTTCAGTAGATCTTACTGCCAGCAGTTTAGGTTTTACTGGTGGTACCTTTACCTGGTCAACAGGTTCAACTGCGAATCCTTTGCATGTAACTACTTCAGGGAAATATGCAGTTACTTATAAATCTAACAATGCTTGTCCTTCTTTAGTCTCAGACAGTTTGACGGTTGTTGTTTATCCGAATCCTCCAAAACCAGAGATCCTTGCCAGTGGTCCATTGACCTTCTGTGATGGTGGTTCAGTGGATCTTACTGCCTCCAGTTTAGGTTTTACGGGAGGTACCTTTACATGGTCAACAGGTTCAACTTCCAACCCTTTGCATGTAACGACTTCAGGAAAGTATACCGTAAATTATAAATCTGACAATGCTTGTCCATCACCTGCATCTGCAGAGGTAATAGTTGTAGTTAATCCGAACCCTCCTAAGCCAAAGATAGTGGCAAGTGGCCCATTGACTTTCTGTGATGGTGGTTCTGTAAATCTTACTGCCAGCAGTTTAGGTTTTACAGGTGGTACATTTACCTGGTCCACAGGTTCAACTGCGAATCCTTTGCATGTAACTAAATCGGGTAAATATTCAGTTATATATAAAACATCCAACCTTTGTCCTTCTGTGGTGTCAGACAGTGTCACAGTTATAGTTAATCCGAATCCTAACAAACCAAAGATTGCAGCCAGCGGTCCGTTGACCTTCTGTGATGGCGGCTCGGTAGAGCTAACTGCCAGTAGTTTAGGGTTTACAGGTGGAACCTTTACCTGGTCAACAGGCTCAACTGATAATCCACTCAAGGTTACTACTTCTGGAAGATATTCGGTAAGTTATGTTTCGAACGATGTTTGTGGTTCTGTAACCTCAGACAGTATCACCGTTGTCGTTTATCCAATTCCTCCAAAACCAAAGATAGTAGCCAGTGGTCCATTGATATTCTGTGACGGTGGCTCAGTAGATCTTACTGCGAGTAGTTTAGGTTTTACCGGAGGTAAATTTACATGGTCAACAGGTTCAACAGACAATCCTTTGCATGTAACGACTTCGGGAAAATTTACCGTAATGTATGTTTCTGATAATGCTTGTCCTTCCGGAGTATCAGACAGTGTCACTGTTATTATTAATCCGAATCCTCCAAAACCAGAGATAGCAGCCAGCGGACCGTCGACCTTCTGTGATGGAGGTTCGGTAAATCTTACTGCCAGCAGTTTAGGTTTTACGGGTGGTACATTTACGTGGTCCACAGGTTCAACTGCGAACCCTTTGCATGTAACTAAATCGGGTAAATATTCAGTTACTTATAAAACATCCAACCTCTGTCCTTCTGTAGTTTCTGACAGTGTAACAGTTATAGTTAATCCGAATCCTAACAAACCAAAGATAACCGTCAGTGGTCCTCTGACATTCTGTGACGGCGGTTCGGTTGATCTTACAGCTAGTAGCTTAGGCTTTACAGGTGGTACCTTTACCTGGTCAACAGGTTCAACTGATAATCCACTCAAGGTTACAACTTCTGGAAGATATTCAGTAAGTTATGTTTCTGACGATGTTTGTGGTTCTGTAACTTCGGACAGTATCACCGTTGTCGTTAACCCGATTCCTCCAAAGCCAGAGATTGCAGCAAGCGGTCCATTGACATTCTGTGATGGTGGTTCGGTAGATCTTACAGCAAGCAGTTTAGGCTTTACTGGTGGTACATTTACCTGGTCAACAGGTTCAACTGATAATCCTCTGAAAGTAACAACTTCAGGAAAATATGTAGTCAGTTATGTTTCAGACAATGTTTGTCCTTCTGGAGCATCAGACAGCATTATAGTTATAGTTAATCCGATTCCTCCAAAACCAGAAATAGCAGCCAGCGGTCCGTTGACCTTCTGTGACGGTGGTTCGATAGATCTTACTGCCAGCAGTTTAGGCTTTACTGGTGGTACCTTTACATGGTCAACAGGTTCAACTGATAATCCTTTGCATGTAACTGTCTCAGGAAAATATTCAGTCAGTTATGTTTCTGACAATGTTTGTCCTTCAGGAGCATCAGACAGTATTACAGTTGTAGTTAATCCGATTCCTCCAAAACCAGAAATAGCGGCCAGCGGTCCGTTGACATTCTGTGACGGTGGTTCAGTAGATCTCACTGCCAGCAGTTTAGGGTTTACTGGCGGTACCTTTACGTGGTCAACAGGTTCAACTGATAATCCTTTGCATGTAACTATTTCTGGAAAGTATGTGGTTAGTTATGTTTCTGACAGTATTTGTCCATCTGGAGCATCAGACAGCATTATAGTTGTAGTTCACCCAAATCCTCCAAAACCAGAGATATCAGCCAGCGGTCCGTTAACTTTCTGTGATGGAGGTTCGGTAGATCTTACTGCCAGGAGTTCAGGTTTTACAGGTGGTACATTTACCTGGTCAACAGGTTCAACTGATAATCCTTTGCATGTAACAACTTCAGGGAAATATAAGGTAAGTTATGTTTCTGACGATGTTTGTCCTTCAGGAGCATCAGACAGTATTACAGTTATTGTTAACCCGGTTCCTCCAAAGCCAAAGATAGCAGCCAGCGGTCCGTTGATCTTCTGTGATGGAGGTTCGGTAGATCTCACTGCCAGCAGTTTAGGTTTTACTGGCGGCACCTTTACGTGGTCAACAGGTTCAACTGATAATCCTTTGCATGTAACTATTTCTGGAAAGTATGTGGTTAGTTATGTTTCTGACAGTATTTGTCCATCTGGAGCATCAGACAGCATTACAGTTGTAGTTCACCCTAATCCTCCTAAACCAGAGATATCAGCCAGCGGTCCGTTGACCTTCTGTGATGGAGGGTCAGTAGATCTTACTGCCAGTAGTTCAGGCTTTACAGGCGGTAAATTTACATGGTCCACGGGTTCAACTGATAATCCTCTGCATGTGACTACTTCAGGGAAGTATATAGTAAATTATGTTTCTGACGATGTTTGTCCTTCAGGTGCATCAGACAGTGTTACTGTTGTTGTTAACCCGAATCCTCCAAAACCAAAGATAGCAGCCAGCGGTCCATTAATCTTCTGTGACGGAGGTTCTGTAGATCTTACTGCCAGCAGCATAGGTTTTACAGGTGGTACCTTTACGTGGTCAACTGGTTCTACTGATAATCCTTTGCATGTAACGACTTCAGGGAAGTACACAGTAAGTTATGTATCTGACAGTGTGTGTCCTTCCGGAGCATCCGATAGCATTACAGTTGTAGTGCATCCGAACCCTCCAAAGCCAGAGATAGCAGCCAGCGGTCCGTTGACCTTCTGTGACGGAGGTTCGGTAGATCTCATTGCCAGCAGTTTAGGTTTTACTGGCGGTACCTTTACGTGGTCAACAGGCTCAACCGATAATCCTTTGAAGGTAACTACTTCAGGAAAGTATACAGTCAAATATGTTTCTGCGGATCTTTGTCCGTCAGATACATCTTTGTCCGTAACTGTGACGGTCAATCCGATACCACCCCAGCCAACCATAAAGGCAGATGGTCCTATGATTTTCTGTCCCGGTGGAACAGTTGGCATACATGCTGAATCAACAGGTTTTACTGGTACATTTGAATGGTTTAAGGGGAATGTAGCACTAGGTAGTGATGCTTCAATTACGTTAAGTGAAGCTGGTAATTACACCGTGTATTTTACTTCTGATTCAGGTTGTGTTGCAAACCTTTCCACTGATTTTGCAATCAGCCATGCACCAGATAATTCTCCAGTCGATTTAGGAAAGGATATTATAACCTGTAAGGCATACATTGATTTATATGCTTTAAGCCCTGCTGTAGGTAAAGGTGTTTGGTTAGCGTACGATGCTAATGATGCAATAATTACAAATCCCGATTCTGATAGTATTCGTGTATCAGGTTTAGAAGCTGGTTCAATCTATTCCTTTATATATACGATCTCCGGAGGATGTGGCCCTGATAAATCAGATACGATAACAATTACTGCCGGCCTTCCGGGATTTGATATAACATCATTGGAAACGCCGATGGATACCCAGTGTGTCGGTGTATCGAGAAGAGTAACGGTTTTTGCCAAGGGAGGCTCTGATCATTATAGCTATGAATGGATCAATGCTGCAAGCATGGATACATTAACTACAGCACAGAATTATTTAGATATTATACCAAACGGCCTTGATAATGTATACTATGTATATGTAAATGATTTAGATCAGCCGGGGTGCAAAACATTTCAGGATACTTTAACCATTCACGCCGTCCATAAACAAACGCTTTTTATTCCAAATTTAATTACACCTAACGGAGATGGGAAGAATGACGAATTGAGAATTGTAGAAGCAAATAATTACGATAATCTGATGTTTCCGGCAGGATCATTTATTGAGATATATAATCGTTGGGGAAATCGGGTTTATGAAGCTAAAAATTATGATGGAACCTGGAAAGGTAATGACACCGTTGATGGTATGTATTATTATTATTTAAAGACAGGCTGTGGGCATGACGAATACAAAGGGTGGCTTCAGATTTTATCTAATACCGAATCAGATTTGAGATAA
- a CDS encoding winged helix-turn-helix transcriptional regulator, with protein MALVESNKDSCKEKYLALRDAIELLGGKWKICILQNLSFGTMRFKDLQEGVYGITPKVLSKELRELEENLLITRTVNDTKPITVSYTLTTHAMETKHVIAALMDFGLNHRKKIKEK; from the coding sequence ATGGCTTTAGTAGAATCAAACAAAGACAGCTGCAAGGAAAAGTATTTGGCATTAAGAGATGCGATTGAGCTTTTAGGTGGCAAATGGAAAATCTGCATATTACAGAACCTTTCATTCGGAACAATGAGATTTAAAGATCTCCAGGAAGGTGTATATGGAATTACCCCAAAAGTATTATCAAAAGAGCTACGGGAACTGGAAGAGAATTTACTTATCACAAGAACTGTTAATGACACCAAACCAATAACAGTATCTTATACACTGACCACACATGCAATGGAAACAAAGCATGTGATTGCAGCCTTGATGGATTTTGGCTTAAATCATAGAAAAAAGATCAAAGAAAAATAA